In the genome of Triticum urartu cultivar G1812 chromosome 5, Tu2.1, whole genome shotgun sequence, one region contains:
- the LOC125508987 gene encoding flowering time control protein FPA, translated as MLGRGRGRGRGGGGGGGRGRFSGGRGDGSPRLGGRDDPPPTPRRSSGWGVAPPSRHLWVGSLAPGVTASDLSQLFHRCGDIERVTRDPGRTFAFVSFMREQDAIAAVRELQGARLQGTPVRIEFSKGDKSSGSYVDDRHAQSSDERHFIEHGRKHQTSPEKSVDKSKRNKSTEPSEVLWIGFPAGLKADEAALWEAFSPFGEIVKITTFPGRTYGFVKYTTITAACRAKEALQGRLFNNPRVSICFSRNEGVAAEVGRCSSVAPYSPHINRSVRSRSIFEDQDFEAFTRPRRFDSPPRDLRMSSLRAGPERLLRDADDVGFSRDNYLRRGPQIESGHVSNFEPFRMRGLGPERRMSEDIYEQHRSSPTVRVETPWHSIPFERPRRPFPLEDSWDADDHSYPLSKKLRTGELHDAELPEYPFSEFDRGHVDSGYPRRPFRDLREDDAHPITYEPPLAHGRNYIEPLRNPNPPVDNHEPWRSQNSFAMHAREVDRSTPEHHGPLLPKEEWSWNGTIAKGGTPICRARCFPVGKVLNFMLPDFLDCTARTNLEMLSKHYYEAASSWVVFFVPENDADMAAYNDFMNYLGDKQRAAVCKLGERSTLFLVPPSDFSEHVLRVPGKVSISGVILKFQQANPDLTSANRQPEASEKMPTSSASYLNTDVSSHEDQDALRRLNPPDTRTVPQGPDYLQPSTGVYTPASTDFIPPYKFANASPYLASQLPQQMPAPDSRRETAQGQHQQFPNLWPSGWSNNNGPSPGSGNFNSLAASAVSHTQNDRTSEPYSFATQGIPKGTPSGYAPGEASNMSLPSMKSPQPPSQQVVRPQQTPSAPVSLPPVQLAQLATLLAQQNQRGVEAGFPVGSSNRQSGFIQNYNPREHASVMPDSSGRFIQNANHASVMPDSSGSIPVHNSQLPVPPSVPSQLQAHPPPIQAHSSVPLGSFVPPLPAGPPPFQQLTTSSGASMQTLLPSAQQMGQQLSAQEDLDGDPQKRLQATLQLAATLLQQIHKQSKPGGQQ; from the exons ATG CTGGGGAGGGGCCGGGGGCGAGGccgcggaggcggcggaggcgggggCAGGGGGAGATTCAGCGGCGGGAGGGGCGACGGCTCGCCCCGTCTCGGCGGCCGCGATGATCCACCGCCGACGCCGCGGCGCTCCTCCGGGTGGGGCGTGGCGCCGCCGTCTCGGCATCTCTGGGTGGGCAGCCTGGCCCCGGGCGTCACCGCCTCTGACCTTTCGCAGTTGTTCCACCGGTGCGGCGACATCGAGCGCGTCACCCGCGACCCTGGCCGGACCTTCGCCTTCGTGAGCTTCATGCGGGAGCAGGACGCCATCGCTGCGGTCCGGGAACTGCAGGGGGCCCGGCTCCAAGGAACGCCCGTTAGGATTGAGTTTTCCAAGGGG GATAAGTCTTCAGGTAGCTATGTGGATGACAGACATGCACAATCTTCTGATGAGAGACATTTTATTGAACATGGAAGAAAACACCAAACAAGCCCTGAAAAATCAGTTGATAAATCTAAAAGAAATAAGTCTACAGAACCTAGTGAGGTTTTATGGATAGGTTTTCCTGCTGGTCTAAAGGCAGATGAAGCAGCTCTGTGGGAAGCCTTCTCTCCTTTTGGCGAGATTGTCAAGATAACAACATTCCCAGGCCGCACCTATGGATTTGTTAAGTACACTACCATTACAGCGGCATGCAGGGCAAAAGAAGCACTTCAGGGGAGGCTTTTCAATAACCCAAGAGTAAGCATATGCTTTTCTCGTAATGAAGGGGTTGCAGCAGAAGTTGGAAGATGTTCGTCCGTTGCCCCGTATTCCCCCCACATAAACCGTAGTGTTCGGTCTAGGTCTATATTTGAAGACCAAGATTTTGAGGCCTTTACTAGGCCAAGGCGTTTTGATAGTCCTCCGAGAGATCTCCGCATGTCATCACTGCGTGCTGgccctgaaaggttactgagagatGCTGATGATGTGGGCTTCAGCAGGGATAATTATCTTCGACGCGGACCTCAAATAGAGTCTGGTCATGTTTCTAATTTTGAACCTTTTAGGATGCGAGGGTTGGGTCCAGAGAGAAGGATGTCTGAAGACATATATGAACAACACAGAAGTAGCCCTACCGTTAGGGTTGAAACACCATGGCACAGTATTCCTTTTGAGCGACCTCGAAGACCCTTCCCATTGGAAGATTCTTGGGATGCAGATGATCATTCATACCCATTGTCAAAGAAGCTGAGGACTGGTGAATTGCATGATGCTGAACTTCCCGAATATCCTTTCTCTGAATTTGATCGAGGGCATGTTGACTCTGGCTACCCAAGGAGGCCCTTCCGTGATCTGCGGGAAGATGATGCACACCCCATAACCTATGAACCTCCCCTGGCGCATGGTAGAAATTACATTGAACCTTTAAGGAATCCAAACCCACCTGTTGATAACCATGAACCGTGGCGTTCCCAAAATAGTTTTGCTATGCATGCAAGGGAAGTGGACAGATCAACTCCTGAACATCATGGACCTCTTCTTCCTAAAGAAGAGTGGAGCTGGAATGGCACAATAGCAAAGGGGGGCACACCAATCTGCCGAGCTCGGTGCTTCCCTGTCGGGAAGGTCCTTAACTTCATGCT GCCTGACTTTCTGGACTGCACTGCTAGGACAAACTTGGAGATGCTTTCTAAACATTACTATGAAGCTGCTAGCAGTTGGGTGGTATTTTTTGTCCCAGAAAATGATGCTGACATGGCAGCTTATAATGATTTCATGAACTACCTTGGTGATAAGCAGCGTGCTGCAGTTTGTAAACTTGGAGAAAGGAGCACCTTGTTTCTTGTTCCACCGTCAGACTTTTCTGAACATGTACTTAGGGTGCCAGGAAAAGTGAGCATATCTGGAGTCATTCTGAAGTTTCAGCAGGCAAATCCAGACCTGACCTCTGCAAATCGTCAACCAGAAGCATCGGAGAAAATGCCTACATCTTCTGCGAGTTATCTGAACACTGATGTGAGTAGTCATGAGGATCAAGATGCATTGAGAAGACTCAACCCTCCAGATACGAGGACAGTTCCTCAGGGTCCAGATTATCTCCAGCCATCTACTGGAGTCTATACTCCTGCAAGTACAGATTTTATTCCACCTTACAAGTTTGCGAATGCTTCTCCATATCTGGCCTCTCAGTTACCTCAACAAATGCCAGCACCAGACTCCCGCAGGGAAACGGCACAAGGCCAGCACCAGCAATTCCCAAATTTGTGGCCCTCAGGATGGTCCAATAATAATGGCCCAAGTCCAGGTTCCGGTAATTTCAATTCTTTGGCTGCAAGTGCAGTCTCACATACACAAAATGATAGGACATCAGAGCCGTACTCATTTGCTACTCAGGGAATACCAAAAGGCACACCATCAGGGTATGCACCAGGTGAAGCGTCAAACATGTCCTTACCTTCTATGAAATCACCTCAACCTCCATCGCAGCAGGTAGTTAGACCTCAACAAACTCCATCTGCCCCAGTATCGCTCCCACCGGTGCAACTTGCACAGCTGgctactcttcttgcacaacaaAACCAACGAGGCGTAGAAGCTGGCTTCCCAGTAGGCAGCTCAAACAGACAATCAGGATTCATACAGAACTATAATCCACGTGAGCATGCTTCAGTGATGCCAGACAGCTCAGGTCGATTCATACAGAATGCTAATCATGCTTCAGTGATGCCAGATAGCTCAGGTTCAATCCCTGTCCACAACTCGCAGTTACCGGTTCCACCATCTGTCCCATCGCAATTACAGGCCCATCCGCCGCCAATACAAG CTCATTCTTCCGTACCTTTGGGGTCATTTGTTCCCCCACTTCCGGCAGGCCCTCCCCCCTTTCAGCAGCTTACTACTTCTAGCGGTGCGTCAATGCAAACTTTGCTTCCTTCTGCCCAGCAGATGGGCCAGCAGCTGTCTGCCCaggaagaccttgacggagatcCTCAAAAACGCCTTCAAGCAACATTGCAGTTGGCAGCAACACTGCTTCAGCAGATACATAAACAATCAAAACCTGGTGGCCAGCAATAG